In Coleofasciculaceae cyanobacterium, the genomic stretch CCGCGATTGGCATATCATGCACGGGCTTCGCTACGAGAGTTTGTCGGTAAACAATGGTTAACCTACCTCTTAATTGAACCGACTATTTCTTGGCGATTAAGAATTCGTCACAGCGATCTGATCTTTGATGGCAAGAAACAATTTAGAGCTTCGGTCATCTTCGGCAATTTGAAACCAGGACCAACTCAAGTTCTATTTAGTCGTAGATTGGTTTGGGGGCGTTTTGTTTATATTTGTGCTTTACGTTTAGACAATGGTGAATTACTGATTGTTGTCTCTGGCGATTCTCCATCAACAGCTATTTCTGACTATGGAAAACGGTGGGGCATTGAAACTTTGTTGGGAATGTTTAAAACCAGGGGATTTTGTCTTGAGTCTACTCATTTTACTAATTCGCAGCGATTAAGTAAGCTATTAGCTTTGATGTCTCTAGCTCTGTGCTGGGCAATCAAAATGGGTGAATGGTTGCATCAACATCAACCCGTCAAAGTAAAGAAGCATGGAAGATTGGCTAAGAGTATTTTTCCTTATGGTGATGAAGCGGATAATCATTTAGTAGAATTAGCGACCGCAGGTAATGCACAAATAATTGTGACTAAGAATGTTAATGATTTCAAGCGATCGCAATTGTTGTTTCCTCAAATTAAAATTCTCAAACCTGAACAAGTAATCTAGGAGGTATTTATGGCAGCTTTTATGGTTCGCATATCGGATGATAAACACGAAAGACTTAAAGAATTAGCCAAAACTAGAGGGATGAGTCTGAATAAGTTAATGGAAGAATTAAGCACTATTGCCCTAGCAGAATTCGACGCAGAAACTAGATTTAAAGCGATGGCAGCCCAAGGAAATCTCGAACGCGGGATTGCTCTTTTAGACAAGCTAGATGCTCATTTTGGCGATTGTAAAGAGTAAATTTATTAGTAATCAATAATGAAACTTTCCCTAGATTGACAAACGCTTATCCAGTCAGCAAGTGAGATAACTATGAGTTAAATTAAAAACAATTGGTAAAGAGAATATAATCAATTCGCTCTCAATGTCGCTCGACGTTCATGATACGGTGTGTCAGTGCTTTTGTAATGAGTTGGAGTTAAGATAGCCGTCGCACTTCGATAAAACCTGAAAATTATTCTGAAATTAGATTACTGTTATTAACAGCTTGCCCAAAGTGCGAAGCTAGAATTAGAAATAAAAGTAAATTTGTTAAAACTAGGCTATGAAAGTTAAACAACTACTTCAACAAAAGCGAGAAGAAATTTTAGCAATCGCTGCAAAACACGGGGCTTGCAATGTGCGGGTTTTTGGCAGTATCGCTAGAGGTGAAGAAACCTCAACCAGCGATATTGATTTTTTAATCGATTATGACCGAGCGAAAACTAGCCCTTGGTTTCCTGGTGGTTTGCTAGCAGATTTAGAAGATTTACTAGGTTATAAGGTCGATATCGTCACCGAAAAAAGTCTCCATCAACTAATACGCGATCGCA encodes the following:
- a CDS encoding toxin-antitoxin system HicB family antitoxin — encoded protein: MAAFMVRISDDKHERLKELAKTRGMSLNKLMEELSTIALAEFDAETRFKAMAAQGNLERGIALLDKLDAHFGDCKE
- a CDS encoding nucleotidyltransferase family protein — its product is MKVKQLLQQKREEILAIAAKHGACNVRVFGSIARGEETSTSDIDFLIDYDRAKTSPWFPGGLLADLEDLLGYKVDIVTEKSLHQLIRDRILSEAVPL